One genomic region from Quercus robur chromosome 4, dhQueRobu3.1, whole genome shotgun sequence encodes:
- the LOC126724378 gene encoding disease resistance protein RGA5-like has product MTQKVVLKVTMDGQRCCFRIMKGDHARKKAMRIAVGLSGVESAAIKGQDKDQIEVKGKGIDTVKLATLLTKKVGKASIVSVAEEKKEEKKDELKIQYMVEPPSYGLYPYACYEIPRYDTPSCSIM; this is encoded by the exons atgACG CAAAAGGTGGTCCTCAAGGTTACCATGGATGGGCAGAGGTGTTGTTTCCGCATTATGAAAGGCGACCACGCTCGCAAAAAAGCCATGAGGATTGCAGTTGGCCTCTCAG GAGTGGAATCAGCAGCTATAAAAGGGCAAGACAAGGACCAAATAGAGGTAAAAGGCAAGGGGATCGATACCGTTAAACTTGCAACGTTACTAACGAAGAAAGTAGGGAAAGCAAGCATAGTAAGCGTTgcagaagagaagaaagaagagaaaaaagatgaACTGAAGATACAGTACATGGTTGAGCCTCCTAGTTATGGTTTGTATCCATACGCATGCTATGAGATTCCCAGATATGACACACCTTCTTGCTCCATAATGTAA